The segment GAATAAGTAACAAAGGTATGATTATGacatcatatgtaaatatatacctagAGATTATAAAAAGTTTAACATAATGGTTACCATGCTCATAACATAACATAAGTTTGTCTGTTGTATAGCCTAATCAAATGTTTGTTTTTGAGTCCCAATGACATCTTTTCTAGAGCTCTGACAAGCCACTGCAAGTTTCTTGTCACGTTCCATTACTGTTATAAAATCTGAAATAATATTTGGCAGGTGGTGCTGCCCAAGGAATCTTATTAACTTGATGCTGCCAGGGATGGTATGTATGAACATGCCATGCCCATAGTGAATTTAGTTTATGAaatgtctatacacatacatggctccacaagtgctcagtcaCCAGTGAAtaaatttttcttgtcttttctttttcttttgttggattTTTGGCTATCAACCTAATGCATGTGGCAAAGGTTATTAAGCCAACGGATCCTATTCATTGTATCACTCTAAATAAGGTCAAAGTTTTATCTCCCTTAGAAAAGTGATTACTTTACTGAGGTTTTCATTATCTGCAAGTAGATTTGTTAAAATGAGTTAATCATTGATGACAAATAATTTAATGAAAttgaataaaggaaggggaaaatcttATGAGGTCACATAGACTTTCACAAGACAATATTACTGTTAACATCAGATTTTCCCAGCAGCATTGGGTTAAAGATAACTGTACATAGGATATTGTAGAATTAGTGTACATACCTATTGCATAAACCATGTTATTGTACATGTTTGTATCTATGAAATTGATTATATCAAAAGAGCTCcctagtttgtgtttttttttactgtatttatGTGTCTAAACAGAAATGAGTTGATTTGTTACCATCTTTTTCAATACTGGTAGTTATTTAGAATTGTATTTCTTGCACAAAATGGCTATGATGAATTGAGTGTAGTTTTCATATATAAGGTGATTTAGATATTAATGCAGTCATAAATTGCTGATAAAAgaatattgatttttcttttatggGAACTAGGctaaatctttttcttcttcttgcagcTGATTCACAGTTTGATATCCCACTTAGTATCTGGTTTGGTGGATCCAAGCAGTCTTGAATCTGCTCCAGTAGCTCGACTGATCACATCCATACTCAGCCACCAAGGGAATGTCACCCTCTCATCTGAGACCTCAGACAGGGTCATAGTATGGCTCAGTGATACTCTGAAATTCAATTTGCATAGGCCTGAAAATGAGATATATGTTCAGGAGATTTTGTGTGCCATGTCTGTGGTGTTACGTGATGCACAAGACCATACAGATGAGGTAAGTATGATGTTTGTGTTAATatcctttctctacttttcttttgctttcatttttactTGTGTATTACCCCATATAATTTCTTAACATTTTActgatgaatgataaaaaagcaaatttcttgtgattattgtaatgatttatAATTTTTGTCAACATGAGCATGATTAACACCACACAATTGTGGGTATTGTATACATTTCATATAATAACAACCCAatgatttacagatatatatcagTTTAGGTGGTGCAAGGGGATCATTGATACAAGCTTTGGAAGCAGGTTCACCATGGAACTTTCAAGCCTCAGCAATGCAGTGCCTCCATCACCTAACTTATGTTACCCCAGAAATTGTCACTGAAGCTAGACAGCACTGCGATGAAATTTTCCCAGCAGAAGTTGTGTCAAGCATTCAAAGAATTGTCATCCATgttttaaaacaacaacaacctaaTTCAGATTCATGCTCGCATAGATTATATATGCACCTTATAGCCTCGGCGTTGAGTGTCTTATATAATCTTGTTGTCTGTGCACCAAATGATGTGCTTGGGAACATCATAGTAAGTGCCTGTAGGCCTTTTGTCTTTTATGGATTGCCGGGATTCACTCATGATGAGCTGGTTCAGCATACATCAGGACCAGAAGTAGATATCCCACAGTCCTCAGGTGTGGAAAGTGATGCTTCATCAAGGGTAAGCTAATGCTGACAGATTAGTTTTATTGTTGCATTgatattgttcttcttttttaattatttagtGTACACTAGTGTTTTGGCCAAAGATTTCTTTCTGAAATTTTGCTAATTTCTTGCAACAATATTTGTAATCTGTCTCTTAACAGAGTTACACCAATCGTAATCGGCGGAAGAGACTGCGTCGAAAAAGAGCGCAGCCTTCTCGATCCCCATCTGATTCAGCAAGTAGTCTCTACACACCTACCACAGCCATAGAAGGAGTAGGACTAGGTTTCAAGAGCCCTCCCCCAGCAGCAGCCTTGGACAGTGTTTCTCTAAAGCCTCAGTGGGCTAAAGAAAGCAGACAGCTGcctgcagaggaagaggaaaaggacacTGTCACACCATGGGCcagtaagtgaaaaaaaaaacattcatccaTAAAGAACTGCAGGCCCTCCAGCTTATCtgtcccccccacaccccataaAAAAGGTCTTGAATGTTCAAGCACTAGCACCAAATTTTATATACCTGAAAATGTATATTTGATTGTAAATACATAGGGGATCAATACATTACAGTGTTATCCTATACATGGTAATGAATAACTGATAGATTATTAAATAAGTGAgcacaaataaagaaacatatatatatatatatatatatatatatatatatatatatatatatatatatatatatatatatatatatatatatatatacatatatatatatacatatacatatatatatatatatatacatatatatacatacatatatatatatatacatattatatatatatatatatatatatatatatatatatatatatatatatatatatatatatatatatatatatatgtatgtgcgtgtgtgtgtgtaaatgaatttatatatatatatatatttatttatttatttatatatatattaattatgtgtatgtatacatctatatatatatatatatatatatatatatatatatatatatatatatatacatatatatatatatatatatatatatatatatatatatatatatatatatgtattgatagattgatagatagatagagatagagacagacagacagacagttcaacagatataaatatatagatatttacacacacacacacacacacacacacacacacacacatatacatatatatatatatatatatatatatatatatatatatatatatatatatatatatatatatatatatatttatgcatgtatgtatgtatgtatgtatgtgtgtgtgtgtgtgtgtgtgtgtgtgtgtgtgtgtgtgtgtgtgtgtgtatgtgtgtgtgtaaatatctatatatttatatctgttgaactgtctgtctgtctgtctctatctctatctatctatcaacctatcaatatatatatatatatatatatatatatatatatatatatatatatatatatataatatatatatatatatataatatatatatatatatatatatatatatatatatgtatatatgtatatatgtgtatatatatatatatatatatttatatatatatatatatacatacatatatacatacatacatacatacatacatacatacatacatacatacatacatacatacatacatacatatatatatatatatatatacatacatacatacacataaataatatatatatatatatatatatatatatatatatatatatatatatatatatatatatataaataaataaataaatataaaaatgtagatatttacacacacacacacatatatatatatatatatatatatatatatatatatatatatatatatatatatatatatatatatatatatatatatatatatatatatatatatatatatatatatatatatatatatatatacatatatttgcatatacatacatacatagttatatgtatgtatgtatgtttgtatgtatgtttgtttgtatgtatgtatgtatgtatgtatgtgtgtgtgtgtgtgtgtgtgtgtgtgtgtgtgtgtttgtgtgtgtgtgtgtgtgtgtgtgtgtgtgcgtaaatatctatatatttatatctgttgaactgtctgtctatcaacctatcaatatatatatatatatatatatatatatatatatatatatatatatatatatatatatatatatatatgcatatatatatatatatatatatatatatatatatatatgtatatgtatatatatatctatacatatgcatatatatatgtatatatatataatatatatctatacatatacatatatatatacatatatatatatatacatatatatatatatatatatatatatatatatatatatatatatatatgtatatatgtatatatgtatatatacatatatatatatatatatatatatattatattatatatatatatatatattttatgtgtatatatattatatgtatatatattatatgtatatatattatatgtatatatgtatatatatatatatatgtatataaatatatatgtacatatatatatatttatatatatatatgtatatatatgtatatatatatatatatatatatatatatatatatatatatatatatatatatatatatatacatatacttatacaaatacatatacacagagcTAAAACAGTTTGCCAGATTTTGACAGGTCTTGTATAACTGTAGCAAATATGTGGAAAGCCATTTTGATTAGTACTATAGAGGTTAAGAAATTGTGCAGCATTGATTAGAAAGAGAAGTGTGTTTTAGAGGTTTGTATATCACTCAACTAGTACACCTTAGTATAAGTAAACTTATTTGCCTAGCCAGTTGATTTAAGATTATTTTGTTAACAATTCTTTCGCAATCTATacttaataatatttttaaaacgAGTATTAATGATATTTTCTTGCTTTATTCCTCAGTAAAAGACATCCTGCCTGCAGTGTCAGTGAAGACACCAACTGAGGTTTGCATTAGTGGGTCAGAAACAGATTTCTCTGattatgagggaggaggagaaaaggaatccACGCTCACAGCACGTGTTCGGCAGTGTTCGCTTCAAGCCATAAACTCTGTTATTGATGTAAGTGTTACATCTGCAAAAGTACAAGAATGGAaaacttattttctccttctttctttcttcctccctttcttttcctttttctctttttttctttcctttttatttttatttttattttcttattatttctcttttttttctttcttatgtgtCATTCTTTCTCACCTTTTTAATGTTTTAATAGATGTGAGAAATTGAATTGGATAGGGAAATGCAaatctttctccacttctccttgCTGGCTCTGTATCAACATAGTTTATTTGAATTTAAAAgaattttatgaaaaaaaatctgcacttccaccttttttttattattcatttatataaattgtgtgtgacATATCATATAGTACCTTTAAAAAAACCTAAagtatcatttatatgtatgaaatgTATGAGATATGTCCTAAAATATTGTTAGCTAGTCTGAGTTATATATTGTCCTTTAGAATAATGCAatttaactttttcttctttatcttatttcggCTAAAGGAGTGTAAGGTAAAACAATTTTCAAATTGTCAGCAATTGAGCATTGATACATGAATGTGATTATATTTAAAGATACTTTTCTTAGATCATATTGGAATGGTATGGATTACACTTGTCATAATGTAGCCAAGGTAATTTAAGGCAAGTAGCACCATTCCATCCCAATAAAAGTCCTGATTGGCAACTGCCTTCATTCATGGCAAATATTAACAgagtttttatttcttacttgctttttttatttttcattattgtcattacagaataattttcaaagaaaatgcactAAAAAAACACCTTCAAAGAGGTTGAAGGTGCCCCATCATCTATCAGATATAGCttgatacatatttatttgtataatttacatgATAGCATCATAATTAcaggaagtaaaacaaaaatttcACTCTTTTGTTTATTATGAGATAGTGTTTCATACCATAAACAGCCATCAGGGaaaaagtcaatttcatttttagGTTCAACAGACTAAATGGATGTGGTGCTACAGGTGTTATTGGTACCTTGAAAGTATCAGTTTTAAttttttgaataatgataatggtgaggtaATTATTGCAGTAGGCCAATTTCAACAAAATTGTAATACCACTTCTAATCTTggtattaatgattttttttctttttctttttctttttttatcttaaattATCTTTGGTGGGTTTATTTACAGAAAATTGGAAAACAACATAAGTTCAGCTACTGGCCACCCCTAATGTGCCAGAATCCTTCACTAATGACAAGTGTATTGAAGGACCCCTCACCATCAGTGAGAATGGCTTCACTGCAAGTCATAAATACTTTCCTTCTTGATTCTTCACAAGTTCTTACACTTGCTGTGGATGAGTGAGTTCATTTCAGTATAACTTTACAGGAAGCTTCACCTTGAACAGAAAATATTCCTGTATCCTAGATTTTGGTTGCATATTGTCTTTGAGTAATGGAAGTTTTGCTATATGGattatcttttttccccccttcaaaCATGAGCCTAATTATTTTCGCATTTTGCTTTATGTGCAGTTTAGATGTTCTTTTTGAAATACAGAATCCAAAAAATATCTTATAAGATAATCTATTTATATTCCAGTGAAGGAAAAGGTTCTTATGCCACTCTTGGTCACCAACTAGGAACAAGCATCAGGGAGCTACATCGCTGTCTATCACTAGCCCTTCTATCTGAAAAGTTTCCAGGTGCTCTTGTCAGAACCTTGAAAACCATTGAACTGCTAGTTGAAAATGTTAATTACTCAAAGCTGAAACCAGGAATGTTGACAAAAATTGTTACACATGTCAAATACTTCATGAGATATAAAGGTAAGCATAACTTTGGGGAAATTTTTTTGGTACTgtaacagtatatatgtatatctagacatAATACTTCAAGGAGTAGAATCAATTCTTTCTTTAAAAGTAGAGCACAGGATACACATAACCTACATAACCCGTAACACAATCTTATTTTTCTTACCAGAGGCTGTAGTCCGAGCCAATGCTTTTTCAGTGATGGTGAGTGTACTCATGATCAAGCCGCAAGTGCCTGAACTACAAGATATCCTTTTGCGCTTCAAGACCCCTGCTCCAGCGACATTAGTCTCCCCTCCTGAAGTCACACCCCCTTCACTCTTAGAAGAGGAACttcctggggaggaggaggagctggttgacaatgagaatgaggaggcagAGTCTAAACTGGAGAagaaaatggcaatgatgaattgggtagttatctttcttttttatgtatttttgattTCCTCTATATAAAAGAGATTGGGCAGTAGACATATTTTGTTGTTGGAGCACTTTATGTGATATACAAAGTAATAAAACTGTAGTATTATAGGGTAGCaaaacagtgaaagaaaaaat is part of the Penaeus vannamei isolate JL-2024 chromosome 19, ASM4276789v1, whole genome shotgun sequence genome and harbors:
- the LOC138865033 gene encoding HEAT repeat-containing protein 6-like, with the translated sequence MDHASENRQKWNDLAEALLKIRRKPATPDDSSIYDILTELQARSSKLRVFYDQRLIHSLISHLVSGLVDPSSLESAPVARLITSILSHQGNVTLSSETSDRVIVWLSDTLKFNLHRPENEIYVQEILCAMSVVLRDAQDHTDEIYISLGGARGSLIQALEAGSPWNFQASAMQCLHHLTYVTPEIVTEARQHCDEIFPAEVVSSIQRIVIHVLKQQQPNSDSCSHRLYMHLIASALSVLYNLVVCAPNDVLGNIIVSACRPFVFYGLPGFTHDELVQHTSGPEVDIPQSSGVESDASSRSYTNRNRRKRLRRKRAQPSRSPSDSASSLYTPTTAIEGVGLGFKSPPPAAALDSVSLKPQWAKESRQLPAEEEEKDTVTPWAIKDILPAVSVKTPTEVCISGSETDFSDYEGGGEKESTLTARVRQCSLQAINSVIDKIGKQHKFSYWPPLMCQNPSLMTSVLKDPSPSVRMASLQVINTFLLDSSQVLTLAVDDEGKGSYATLGHQLGTSIRELHRCLSLALLSEKFPGALVRTLKTIELLVENVNYSKLKPGMLTKIVTHVKYFMRYKEAVVRANAFSVMVSVLMIKPQVPELQDILLRFKTPAPATLVSPPEVTPPSLLEEELPGEEEELVDNENEEAESKLEKKMAMMNWLSEDEGEKVSGDKDQGKSMVSWLIQRCMDSLLTPDHEAVRGIYIQVQLQSLKVLSALVSEHLNIIHQSLPLIQHVISVCSKALREPAEAKPERWALESSNKLEVNDVIDPALMSPDPGVVVEHAYTLLGSLLGAVKIELEKGTSSCVSVDQVQQLWLWTLQGPLHGLLQMASSLAIDHNNFSDPSKIIKQDAGPDMLKQETENWRNKEEVEILENQDHHKQLVATATVLSHFSPTIFESLGEKWITQVVTTVKWLVTNPDPDLRLAGVRIMAIIVGFPGVVGNPLGVGLLRATVVTTSDILAQKENNVNRDRLLASWALANVSSVLELYR